Proteins encoded within one genomic window of Mycolicibacterium aubagnense:
- a CDS encoding DUF5336 domain-containing protein — MTYQPGNSGYPPAQQPSQYSNQYAGPTQQFNRLPEQIPAAPAAPAGPSKLPEYLTTAVAALGLLIFGFNFAPQLGAGGLDAGTGSILTQAPSVVAVLAALLAGVSLLPKQKSFKSWVAILAVLALLLVINEIVQAPNGVEVEWGLYTVLVLSVLQAGSAVAALLLDAGVIQPPAPRPQPDPYNYGGPAQGYNPQAQYYGQQPQQQYGQQTGQHFGQQGGYQPQAQNGPIGGYTGQQGTPQHGADSGPPTPPTGFPAFGQPQQSAGQSSAPQQSAGPASSASEAVVGSSSYTSTPSVPGVTGSGSEPTTTFQQPPAPQ, encoded by the coding sequence ATGACGTACCAGCCCGGTAACTCCGGCTATCCGCCCGCCCAGCAGCCCAGCCAGTACAGCAACCAGTACGCCGGGCCGACCCAGCAGTTCAATCGTCTGCCCGAGCAGATCCCGGCTGCGCCCGCTGCGCCGGCCGGCCCGAGCAAACTGCCTGAGTACCTGACCACCGCGGTCGCGGCGCTCGGCCTACTCATCTTCGGCTTCAACTTCGCGCCCCAGCTGGGTGCGGGAGGCCTGGATGCAGGCACCGGCAGCATCCTGACCCAGGCGCCGAGCGTGGTCGCCGTGCTGGCCGCGCTGCTCGCCGGTGTGAGCCTGCTGCCCAAGCAGAAGAGCTTCAAGTCGTGGGTCGCCATCCTCGCGGTGCTGGCCCTGCTGCTGGTGATCAACGAGATCGTGCAGGCGCCCAATGGCGTGGAGGTCGAGTGGGGCCTCTACACCGTGCTGGTGCTGTCGGTTCTGCAGGCAGGTAGCGCCGTGGCGGCGCTGCTGCTGGACGCCGGCGTCATCCAGCCTCCGGCGCCGCGCCCGCAGCCCGATCCGTACAACTACGGCGGACCGGCACAGGGCTACAACCCGCAGGCGCAGTACTACGGCCAGCAGCCGCAGCAGCAGTACGGCCAGCAGACCGGCCAGCACTTCGGCCAGCAGGGTGGTTACCAGCCGCAGGCTCAGAACGGGCCGATCGGCGGCTACACCGGTCAGCAGGGCACGCCGCAGCACGGTGCCGACTCCGGTCCGCCGACCCCTCCGACCGGGTTCCCCGCGTTCGGTCAGCCGCAGCAGTCGGCCGGCCAGTCGTCGGCCCCGCAGCAGTCGGCCGGCCCGGCGTCTTCGGCCTCTGAGGCGGTAGTCGGATCGTCGTCGTACACCTCGACGCCGAGCGTTCCGGGCGTCACGGGATCCGGCTCTGAGCCGACAACGACTTTCCAGCAACCCCCGGCTCCGCAGTAA